The DNA region TGTCTCTAAATTTCTAGAAAACCGGAATGCAGGCGATCGCAACCTAGTCCAAGGGCTAAAGGGAGATCCTACCTATATTGTGGTAGACAGCAAAGAGGCGATCAAAGATTATGGCATTAACGCCATCTGCACCCACTTAGGTTGTGTAGTCCCCTGGAACATTGCAGAAAACAAGTTTAAGTGTCCTTGTCATGGTTCCCAGTATGACGAAACTGGTAAAGTTATTCGGGGCCCAGCACCGTTGTCTTTACCTTTAGCCCATACCAATGTAAAAGACGACAAAATCGTTTTGACCCCTTGGACTGAAACCGACTTCCGCACCGGTGATCCAGCTTGGTGGGCTTAATCAGTGCTGAGTGCTGAGTGCTGAGTGCTGAGTGAGGGAGATGAGGGAGCAGGGGAGGATGAGGGAGTGAGGGAGGGAAAAGAATTAATAATCAATGCCCAATGCCCAATGCCCAATGCCCAATGCCCAATGCCCAATGCCCAATGCCCAATGCCCAATGCCCAATGCCCAATGCCCAATCACTAATGACTAATTCAATCTTTGCCCTTATTAGAGATGAGAAATGTTTTCTTAAGAGCGAGGTTAACTCGCAGCGCTAGAGCGATCGTAAAAACATTGCTCATAGCGATCGCTACTGTGACATTTTACTTCACCAGCGATTTAGCCCTTCCCCAGTCAGCTGCCGCCTATCCCTTTTGGGCACAGCAAACCTATCCCGAAACCCCCCGCGAACCAACAGGGCGGATTGTTTGTGCCAATTGTCACCTAGCAGCCAAGCCGGCAGAAGTAGAAGTTCCCCAATCGGTGCTACCTGACACTGTATTCAAAGCTGTGGTGAAAATCCCTTATGATCTTAGCGCCCAGCAGGTTGGTGCCGATGGTTCTAAGGTTGGCTTGAACGTCGGTGCTGTGCTGATGCTACCTGAAGGCTTTAAGATTGCTCCTGAAGATCGTCTTTCCGAAGAACTTAAAGAAGAAGTTGGCGACACTCCCTTCCAACCCTACAGCGAAGACAAAGAAAACGTCGTCATCGTCGGCCCCTTACCAGGTGAACAGTATCAGGAAATCGTCTTCCCTGTTCTTTCTCCCAACCCCGCAACCGATAAAAACATCCACTTCGGTAAATATTCAGTTCACTTAGGTGCTAACCGAGGACGCGGACAAGTTTATCCCACTGGCGAAAAGAGCAACAACACTGTTTACAATGCTTCCGCTACTGGCACAATTACCAAGATTGCCAAAGAAGAAGATGGAGACGGTAACGTTAAATATCTAGTCAACATTCAACCTGAATCTGGTGATGTTGTCGTTGATACGATTCCTTTAGGGCCAGAACTGGTTGTTTCCGAAGGGCAAACAGTTAAGACTGGTGATGCTTTGACCAGCAACCCCAATGTCGGTGGATTCGGTCAAAAAGATGCAGAAATCGTATTGCAAGACGCCTCTAGAGTTCAATGGATGATTGCGTTCATCGCTCTTGTAATGTTAGCCCAAGTTATGCTTGTGCTGAAGAAGAAGCAGGTTGAGAAAGTTCAAGCTGCTGAAATGAATTTCTAAATTCTTTGCTAAATCATTATTTGTAGGACAGGCATCTTGCCTGTCTTTTTTTACTATATCTACACGAAACATGCAAATTTGGGAATTAACTGCTAGTAGACATTGAAAATGTCGATAAATGAATCTTATTAGAATGTCACTAGCCAGAAATTATATAACTAA from Nostoc commune NIES-4072 includes:
- the petA gene encoding cytochrome f; this translates as MRNVFLRARLTRSARAIVKTLLIAIATVTFYFTSDLALPQSAAAYPFWAQQTYPETPREPTGRIVCANCHLAAKPAEVEVPQSVLPDTVFKAVVKIPYDLSAQQVGADGSKVGLNVGAVLMLPEGFKIAPEDRLSEELKEEVGDTPFQPYSEDKENVVIVGPLPGEQYQEIVFPVLSPNPATDKNIHFGKYSVHLGANRGRGQVYPTGEKSNNTVYNASATGTITKIAKEEDGDGNVKYLVNIQPESGDVVVDTIPLGPELVVSEGQTVKTGDALTSNPNVGGFGQKDAEIVLQDASRVQWMIAFIALVMLAQVMLVLKKKQVEKVQAAEMNF
- the petC gene encoding cytochrome b6-f complex iron-sulfur subunit, with the protein product MAQFSESADVPDMGRRQFMNLLTFGTVTGVALGALYPVVNYFIPPAAGGAGGGTTAKDELGNDVSVSKFLENRNAGDRNLVQGLKGDPTYIVVDSKEAIKDYGINAICTHLGCVVPWNIAENKFKCPCHGSQYDETGKVIRGPAPLSLPLAHTNVKDDKIVLTPWTETDFRTGDPAWWA
- a CDS encoding histidine kinase gives rise to the protein MLSEGDEGAGEDEGVREGKELIINAQCPMPNAQCPMPNAQCPMPNAQCPMPNH